The following coding sequences lie in one Mesorhizobium sp. DCY119 genomic window:
- the cysP gene encoding thiosulfate ABC transporter substrate-binding protein CysP produces MRRFLLVGAALAGLLAAPASAFAADKLLNASYDVARELFVAVNKAYVTAHPGVTIDQSHAGTSKQARAIVEGLEADVVTFNQVTDIDFLAKNGFVSDDWKSDFPNQSSPFYSLPSFLVRAGNPKNIKDWNDLVRDDVKVIFPNPKTSGNARYTYLAATAYAKEAFKGDETKVKEFVTKIFDNVPVFDTGGRAATTTFVERGIGDVLITFESETTGIRKEFGEDKYEAVVPSVSLLAEFPVAIVDKVVDKRGSRDLAKNYLDFLYTPEGQTILAENGNRVHEEKVAGEFKDKFPEVRLVTVEDVFGGWDKVQAEHFASGALLDQIYGER; encoded by the coding sequence ATGAGACGTTTCCTGCTCGTTGGCGCGGCCCTTGCCGGCCTGCTCGCCGCCCCTGCATCGGCATTTGCCGCCGACAAGCTGCTGAACGCCTCCTATGACGTGGCGCGCGAACTGTTCGTCGCCGTCAACAAGGCCTATGTCACCGCCCATCCCGGCGTGACCATCGACCAGTCGCATGCCGGCACCTCCAAGCAGGCCCGCGCCATCGTCGAAGGGCTGGAGGCTGACGTGGTGACCTTCAACCAGGTTACCGACATCGACTTCCTGGCCAAGAACGGCTTCGTCTCGGACGACTGGAAGAGCGATTTCCCCAACCAGTCTTCGCCCTTCTATTCGCTGCCTTCCTTCCTCGTGCGCGCCGGCAACCCGAAGAACATCAAGGACTGGAACGATCTCGTCCGTGACGATGTAAAGGTGATCTTCCCGAACCCGAAGACCTCGGGCAACGCCCGCTACACCTATCTCGCCGCCACCGCCTATGCGAAGGAAGCCTTCAAGGGCGACGAGACCAAGGTGAAGGAGTTCGTCACCAAGATCTTCGACAACGTACCCGTCTTCGACACCGGCGGCCGCGCCGCCACCACCACCTTCGTCGAGCGCGGCATCGGCGACGTGCTGATCACCTTCGAATCCGAGACGACCGGCATCCGTAAGGAATTCGGCGAAGACAAATATGAGGCCGTCGTGCCGTCGGTCAGCCTGCTTGCCGAATTCCCGGTGGCGATCGTTGACAAGGTCGTCGACAAGCGCGGCTCGCGCGATCTCGCCAAGAACTATCTCGACTTCCTCTACACGCCGGAAGGCCAGACCATTCTTGCCGAAAACGGCAACCGCGTTCACGAAGAGAAGGTCGCCGGCGAGTTCAAGGACAAGTTCCCCGAAGTCCGCCTCGTCACCGTCGAGGACGTCTTCGGCGGCTGGGACAAGGTGCAGGCCGAGCATTTCGCTTCCGGCGCGCTGCTCGACCAGATCTACGGCGAGCGTTGA
- the cysT gene encoding sulfate ABC transporter permease subunit CysT, with product MTTEPAQAGWRFKAPSVIPGFGLTLGFSLAYLTLIILIPLTGLVWRSASLGWTDFWAIATDRRTVKALEISFGTALIAAAVNVVFGTIVAWVLVRYRFPGRRVIDAMVDLPFALPTAVAGIALTTLYASKGWIGSLLAPLGVKVAYTPLGIVIALIFIGLPFVVRTVQPIIEEIDKEVEEAAATLGASRFQTITRILFPGLAPAIVTGFALAFARGVGEYGSVIFIAGNMPYVSEIAPLLIVIKLEEYNYAAATAIATIMLVISFVMLLVINLLQSWSRKRYG from the coding sequence ATGACCACAGAACCCGCCCAGGCGGGGTGGCGATTCAAGGCGCCGAGCGTCATTCCGGGTTTCGGATTGACGCTCGGCTTCTCGCTTGCCTACCTCACGCTCATCATCCTCATCCCGCTGACGGGTCTCGTCTGGCGTTCGGCGTCACTTGGCTGGACCGATTTCTGGGCAATCGCCACCGACCGCCGCACGGTCAAGGCGCTGGAGATAAGCTTCGGCACGGCGCTGATCGCGGCTGCCGTCAATGTCGTCTTCGGCACCATCGTCGCCTGGGTTCTGGTGCGCTACCGCTTTCCCGGCCGCCGCGTAATCGACGCCATGGTCGACCTGCCTTTCGCCCTGCCGACGGCAGTGGCAGGCATCGCGCTGACCACGCTCTACGCGTCCAAGGGCTGGATCGGCAGCCTTCTGGCGCCCCTCGGCGTCAAGGTCGCCTATACGCCGCTCGGAATCGTCATTGCCCTGATCTTCATCGGCCTGCCCTTCGTCGTGCGCACGGTGCAGCCGATCATCGAGGAGATCGACAAGGAGGTCGAGGAGGCAGCCGCCACGCTCGGCGCCAGCCGCTTCCAGACCATCACGCGCATCCTGTTTCCCGGCCTCGCGCCGGCCATCGTCACCGGCTTCGCCCTGGCCTTCGCCCGCGGCGTCGGCGAATACGGCTCGGTCATCTTCATCGCCGGCAACATGCCTTACGTCTCGGAAATCGCGCCACTGCTGATCGTCATCAAGCTTGAGGAATACAACTACGCTGCAGCCACCGCGATCGCCACGATCATGCTGGTCATCTCCTTCGTCATGCTTCTGGTCATCAACCTTCTCCAGTCGTGGAGCCGCAAACGCTATGGCTGA
- a CDS encoding alpha/beta hydrolase, with protein MTTLILPGLNGSGEDHWQRHWLADHDDAILVSQEHWDKPVLEDWLHTLESELLAHPGAVLVAHSLGCILAAKLAGRPAAEHVAGAVLVAPCDIDVTNAKHPGLIHFGAMPRRRLPFPSIFVASRNDSYMDFDIAQEYAGIWGSGLVDIGDAGHINVASGFGRWEDGYALASCFNFARVEVASRAA; from the coding sequence ATGACCACATTGATACTACCCGGCCTGAACGGTTCCGGCGAGGACCATTGGCAGCGCCACTGGCTGGCGGACCATGACGATGCGATCCTCGTCTCCCAGGAACATTGGGACAAGCCGGTGCTGGAAGACTGGCTGCATACGCTGGAAAGCGAACTCCTCGCCCATCCGGGTGCTGTTCTCGTTGCGCACAGCCTCGGCTGCATCTTGGCGGCAAAGCTCGCCGGCCGCCCGGCTGCCGAGCATGTCGCCGGCGCGGTGCTGGTCGCGCCCTGCGATATCGACGTGACCAATGCCAAACATCCCGGCTTGATCCACTTCGGCGCGATGCCGCGCCGACGGCTGCCGTTTCCGTCGATCTTCGTTGCCAGCCGCAACGACAGCTACATGGATTTCGATATCGCGCAGGAATATGCGGGCATCTGGGGCAGCGGACTGGTCGATATCGGCGATGCCGGGCACATCAACGTCGCCAGTGGCTTCGGCCGCTGGGAGGATGGCTACGCGCTGGCCTCGTGCTTCAATTTTGCCCGGGTTGAGGTGGCGTCGCGGGCGGCTTAA
- the cysT gene encoding sulfate ABC transporter permease subunit CysT, with protein sequence MARRVLPGLPLALGITLVYVSIIVVLPLGALVYKAASLGFEDYWRIVSSGRALASYRVTALSALAATAFNLVFGFALAWVLVRYRFPGRRFIDALVDLPFALPTAVAGIALTALFAPNGWFGSILGEASIKVAYTPLGIMIAMAFTSLPFIVRTIQPVLEDLDPALEEAAQSLGGSDASIFARVILPLLTPAILAGVSLAFARSLGEFGAIIFIAGNQPFSTEITALLAFIRLEEYDYQAAAAIASVLLITAFVMLAVTNILQARALRYTARG encoded by the coding sequence GTGGCTCGTCGCGTCCTGCCGGGTTTGCCCCTGGCGCTCGGAATAACCCTGGTCTACGTCTCGATCATCGTCGTGCTGCCGCTCGGCGCGCTGGTCTACAAGGCGGCGAGCCTCGGCTTCGAGGACTATTGGCGCATCGTCTCGTCGGGCCGCGCGCTGGCGAGCTACCGCGTCACGGCACTTTCCGCCCTCGCCGCCACTGCCTTCAATCTCGTCTTCGGTTTCGCGCTGGCCTGGGTGCTGGTGCGCTACCGCTTTCCCGGCCGCCGCTTCATCGACGCGCTGGTCGACCTGCCCTTCGCCCTGCCGACCGCGGTCGCCGGCATTGCGCTGACCGCACTTTTCGCGCCGAACGGCTGGTTCGGCTCGATCCTCGGCGAAGCCAGCATCAAGGTCGCCTACACGCCGCTCGGCATCATGATCGCCATGGCCTTCACCAGCCTGCCCTTCATCGTGCGCACCATCCAGCCGGTGCTTGAAGACCTTGATCCGGCACTTGAGGAAGCCGCCCAGTCGCTCGGCGGCTCGGACGCCTCGATCTTTGCACGCGTCATCCTGCCCTTGCTGACGCCAGCCATTCTTGCCGGCGTCTCGCTTGCCTTCGCCCGCAGCCTCGGCGAATTCGGCGCCATCATCTTCATCGCCGGCAACCAGCCCTTCTCGACCGAGATCACCGCGCTTCTGGCCTTCATCCGGCTCGAGGAATACGACTATCAGGCCGCCGCCGCGATCGCTTCGGTGTTGCTGATAACCGCTTTCGTGATGCTCGCCGTCACCAACATCCTGCAGGCCCGCGCCCTGCGCTACACGGCGAGGGGCTGA
- a CDS encoding Rrf2 family transcriptional regulator translates to MLTKKGKYGLKALVHLSGMPVGQLAFVNDIAVANNIPKKFLDAILGELRNAGFVQSRKGKDGGYRLARPAAEIKIGHVVRVLDGPLAPIPCASRTQYQRCEDCDEATCQVRHMMLEVRQAIADVLDNRSLAAMRDADNDDVLQDIKYHI, encoded by the coding sequence ATGCTCACTAAAAAAGGCAAATACGGCCTCAAGGCCCTCGTGCATCTTTCAGGCATGCCTGTCGGCCAGTTGGCGTTCGTCAACGACATCGCGGTTGCCAACAATATCCCGAAGAAATTCCTCGACGCCATTCTCGGCGAATTGCGCAATGCCGGTTTCGTCCAGAGCCGTAAGGGCAAGGATGGTGGCTATCGCCTCGCCCGGCCGGCGGCCGAGATCAAGATCGGCCATGTCGTGCGCGTTCTCGACGGCCCGCTGGCCCCGATCCCATGCGCCAGCCGCACCCAGTATCAGCGCTGCGAAGACTGTGACGAGGCGACATGCCAAGTCCGGCACATGATGCTCGAAGTGCGTCAGGCGATCGCCGACGTGCTGGACAATCGCAGCCTGGCTGCCATGCGCGACGCCGACAACGACGACGTGCTACAGGACATCAAGTACCACATCTGA
- the cysW gene encoding sulfate ABC transporter permease subunit CysW translates to MASKTRKPPRVGDQPGFRGALIAAVLVVTAIFIVAPLVVIGVQAFSQGWAVYAAAIADPDTLHAILLTVTTALIAVPINTAFGVAAAWAITKFDFWGRRFLLVVIEIPFSISPIVAGVAYLFVYGLQGLFGPALQSADIKILFALPGIVLASMFVTAPFVARELIPLMQAQGRDLEEAATSLGASGWRTFFSVTLPNIRWALLYGVVLCNARVMGEFGAVSVVSGNIRGQTNTLPLHIELLYHDYQTAGAFAAASILAVLAVVTLVAKVLLERRGAGRGGRPTLAANQTVPETTT, encoded by the coding sequence ATGGCAAGCAAAACCAGAAAACCGCCACGCGTCGGCGACCAGCCAGGCTTCCGCGGCGCCTTGATCGCCGCCGTGCTGGTGGTAACCGCCATCTTCATCGTCGCGCCGCTGGTCGTCATCGGCGTGCAGGCGTTTTCGCAAGGCTGGGCGGTCTACGCGGCAGCGATTGCCGATCCCGACACGCTCCACGCCATTCTCCTGACCGTGACGACGGCATTGATCGCCGTGCCGATCAACACCGCCTTCGGCGTTGCAGCCGCCTGGGCGATCACCAAATTCGACTTCTGGGGCCGGCGCTTCCTGCTGGTCGTCATCGAGATACCCTTCTCGATCTCGCCGATCGTCGCCGGTGTCGCCTATCTCTTCGTCTATGGCTTGCAGGGCCTGTTCGGCCCGGCCCTGCAATCGGCCGACATCAAGATCCTGTTTGCCCTGCCCGGCATCGTCCTGGCCTCGATGTTCGTCACCGCGCCCTTCGTCGCCCGCGAGCTGATCCCGCTGATGCAGGCGCAGGGCCGCGATCTCGAAGAGGCCGCAACCTCGCTCGGTGCGTCGGGCTGGCGCACCTTCTTCTCCGTGACGCTGCCCAATATCCGATGGGCGCTGCTTTACGGCGTGGTGCTGTGCAACGCCCGCGTCATGGGCGAGTTCGGCGCTGTGTCGGTCGTTTCGGGCAACATCCGCGGCCAGACCAACACGCTGCCGCTGCATATCGAACTGCTCTACCACGACTACCAGACCGCCGGCGCCTTCGCCGCCGCCTCCATCCTCGCCGTGCTTGCCGTGGTGACCTTGGTTGCCAAAGTGCTGCTGGAGCGCCGGGGAGCCGGCCGCGGCGGCCGCCCGACACTGGCCGCAAACCAAACCGTTCCGGAGACAACGACGTGA
- a CDS encoding sulfate/molybdate ABC transporter ATP-binding protein, whose amino-acid sequence MKIRLDTVVKTFDTFRAVHGVSLEIESGELVALLGPSGSGKTTILRMVAGLEYADGGKIYFGDEDATDIPVRDRGVGFVFQHYALFPHMTVAENVAFGMKVSKVKRSKAEITARVADLLRLVKLDGLGERFPGQISGGQRQRVALARALAVDPKVLLLDEPFGALDANVRRDLRRWLREIHEELAITTLFVTHDQEEALDLADRVVILKDGKIVQQGTPEEVCREPNSPFVMGFLGDTNRLPANVSGGRAVVGNAALPAPGVADGKAEIFVRPSDLDWTENGDGVPAKILRVIDRPDGRRLLAATDQGETLELDVAPEIQAKAGDEGFVTVRRGRIFAAG is encoded by the coding sequence GTGAAAATCCGCCTCGACACCGTCGTAAAAACTTTCGACACCTTCCGCGCCGTGCATGGCGTTTCGCTGGAAATCGAAAGCGGCGAACTGGTAGCGCTGCTCGGACCCTCCGGCTCGGGCAAGACCACCATCCTGCGCATGGTCGCCGGCCTCGAATATGCCGATGGCGGCAAGATCTATTTCGGCGACGAGGACGCCACCGACATTCCGGTTCGCGACCGCGGCGTCGGTTTTGTTTTCCAGCACTACGCGCTGTTCCCGCATATGACGGTGGCCGAAAACGTCGCTTTCGGCATGAAGGTTTCCAAGGTGAAGCGCTCGAAGGCCGAGATCACCGCCCGCGTCGCCGATCTCCTGCGGCTGGTGAAGCTCGATGGCCTCGGCGAGCGCTTTCCCGGCCAGATTTCCGGCGGCCAGCGCCAGCGCGTCGCGCTTGCCCGCGCGCTCGCCGTCGATCCGAAAGTTCTGCTGCTCGACGAGCCCTTCGGCGCGCTCGACGCCAATGTGCGCCGCGACCTGCGCCGCTGGCTGCGCGAAATCCACGAGGAACTCGCCATTACCACGCTGTTCGTCACCCACGATCAGGAAGAAGCGCTCGACCTCGCCGACCGCGTCGTCATCCTGAAGGACGGCAAGATCGTCCAGCAGGGCACGCCGGAAGAAGTCTGCCGCGAGCCCAATTCGCCCTTCGTCATGGGTTTTCTCGGCGACACCAACCGCCTGCCGGCAAATGTGTCCGGCGGACGCGCAGTGGTCGGAAATGCCGCCCTGCCCGCGCCCGGCGTGGCAGACGGCAAGGCGGAGATATTCGTGCGCCCCAGCGATCTCGACTGGACGGAAAATGGCGACGGCGTGCCGGCAAAAATCCTGCGCGTCATCGACCGCCCCGACGGCCGGCGTCTGCTGGCCGCGACTGACCAGGGCGAGACGCTGGAACTCGATGTTGCGCCCGAAATCCAGGCCAAGGCCGGCGATGAAGGCTTTGTCACAGTCCGGCGCGGCCGCATTTTTGCTGCGGGGTAA
- the cysW gene encoding sulfate ABC transporter permease subunit CysW, translating to MAELVETSSSRARENRASAINESRTTRWILMALAFGFLAIFLLSPLVLVFAEAFKRGIEPYTEALVDRDTVAAIRLTLLVAAISVPLNLVFGVAAAWAIAKFEFKGKAFLITLIDLPFSVSPVISGLVYVLLFGASSVLGPWLKSYGIEILFAVPGIVLATVFVTFPFVARELIPLMQEQGTGDEEAALSLGANGWQAFWYVTLPNIKWGLLYGVLLCNARAMGEFGAVSVVSGHIRGLTNTMPLHVEILYNEYNAVGAFAVASLLAGLALVTLVLKTILEIRYGHAIAGSRGH from the coding sequence ATGGCTGAGCTTGTCGAAACCTCTTCAAGCCGCGCCCGCGAAAACCGCGCGTCGGCCATCAACGAAAGCCGCACGACGCGCTGGATCCTGATGGCGCTGGCCTTCGGCTTCCTGGCGATCTTCCTGCTGTCGCCGCTGGTGCTAGTCTTTGCCGAAGCGTTCAAGCGCGGCATCGAGCCTTACACCGAAGCGCTGGTCGACCGCGACACGGTCGCCGCGATCCGCCTGACCTTGCTGGTGGCGGCGATTTCCGTGCCACTCAACCTCGTCTTCGGCGTGGCAGCTGCCTGGGCGATCGCCAAGTTCGAGTTCAAGGGCAAGGCGTTCCTGATCACCCTGATCGACCTGCCCTTCTCGGTATCCCCGGTGATTTCCGGGCTCGTCTACGTGCTGCTTTTCGGCGCAAGCAGCGTGCTCGGCCCATGGCTGAAAAGCTACGGCATCGAAATCCTCTTCGCCGTGCCCGGCATCGTACTGGCAACCGTGTTCGTGACGTTCCCGTTCGTAGCGCGCGAACTGATACCGCTGATGCAGGAACAGGGCACCGGCGACGAGGAAGCAGCCCTTTCGCTCGGCGCCAATGGCTGGCAGGCCTTCTGGTATGTAACGCTGCCCAACATCAAATGGGGCCTGCTTTACGGCGTGCTCCTTTGCAACGCCCGCGCCATGGGCGAGTTCGGCGCGGTGTCGGTCGTGTCGGGTCACATCCGCGGCCTGACCAACACCATGCCGCTGCATGTCGAAATCCTCTACAATGAGTACAACGCCGTCGGTGCTTTTGCCGTCGCCTCGCTGCTGGCAGGCTTGGCGCTGGTCACGCTCGTTTTGAAGACCATTCTGGAAATCCGCTACGGCCACGCCATCGCCGGCAGCCGCGGACACTGA
- a CDS encoding sulfate ABC transporter substrate-binding protein: MTKYRSRYLLAGLLAGALQLGSLGLAAADTTILNVSYDPTRELYKDYNEAFAKHWKAETGETVTIQNSHGGSGKQARAVIDGLDADVVTLALESDINAIAEKTKKIAPDWRGKLPNNSSPYTSTIIFLVRKGNPKAINDWGDLVKDDVQVITPNPKTSGGARWNYLAAWAWADKEYGGDQAKIKEYIATLFSKHVPVLDTGARGSTVTFAERDQGDVLLAWENEAYLALDEFGADKFDIVFPPSSILAEPPVAVVDGNVDAKGTRKVAQAYLEYLYSEEGQRIAAKHHYRPSKPELVPADELQKLPELKLVTIDDPIFGGWKKAQPEHFGDGGIFDQLYKPAQ; this comes from the coding sequence ATGACCAAATATCGATCTCGTTACCTTCTTGCCGGCCTCCTCGCCGGAGCACTGCAACTCGGGTCTCTCGGCTTGGCAGCGGCCGATACGACGATCCTCAACGTGTCTTACGATCCGACGCGCGAACTCTACAAGGACTACAACGAAGCCTTCGCCAAGCATTGGAAGGCCGAGACCGGCGAGACGGTGACCATCCAGAACTCCCATGGCGGCTCGGGCAAGCAGGCCCGCGCGGTAATCGACGGGCTCGACGCCGATGTCGTGACGCTGGCGCTCGAAAGCGACATCAACGCCATTGCCGAAAAGACCAAGAAGATCGCGCCGGACTGGCGCGGCAAGCTGCCGAACAACTCCTCGCCCTACACCTCGACCATCATCTTCCTTGTCCGCAAGGGCAATCCCAAGGCGATCAACGACTGGGGCGACCTGGTGAAGGACGACGTGCAGGTCATCACGCCGAACCCGAAGACGTCCGGCGGCGCGCGCTGGAATTACCTGGCCGCATGGGCCTGGGCCGACAAGGAGTATGGCGGCGACCAGGCCAAGATCAAGGAATACATCGCCACCCTCTTCAGCAAGCACGTTCCGGTTCTGGACACCGGCGCGCGCGGCTCGACGGTGACGTTTGCCGAGCGTGACCAGGGCGACGTGCTGCTCGCATGGGAAAACGAAGCCTATCTGGCGCTCGACGAATTCGGCGCCGACAAGTTCGACATCGTCTTCCCGCCCTCCTCCATCCTGGCCGAACCGCCGGTCGCGGTGGTGGACGGCAATGTCGATGCCAAGGGCACCCGCAAGGTCGCGCAGGCCTATCTCGAATATCTCTATTCCGAGGAAGGCCAGCGCATCGCCGCCAAGCATCATTACCGCCCGTCCAAGCCTGAGCTTGTGCCGGCCGACGAGTTGCAGAAGCTGCCGGAACTGAAGCTCGTCACCATCGACGACCCGATCTTTGGCGGCTGGAAAAAGGCACAGCCCGAGCATTTCGGCGATGGCGGCATTTTCGACCAGCTTTACAAGCCGGCCCAGTAA
- a CDS encoding sulfate/molybdate ABC transporter ATP-binding protein has product MEVRVANVRKEFDRFPALHDVSLDIKSGELIALLGPSGSGKTTLLRLIAGLEKPTKGAIYFGDEDASHRTIQERNVGFVFQHYALFRHMTVADNVGFGLKVRPGATRPAAAEIRRRASELLDLVQLSGLEKRYPAQLSGGQRQRVALARAMAIEPKVLLLDEPFGALDAQVRRELRRWLREIHDATGHTTVFVTHDQEEALELADRVVVMSQGRIEQVGTADEVYDTPNSPFVYGFIGESSSLPVKVEDGQLWVADRPIGLSVPDAPNGKAELYFRPHDVELLEECNGCIAGTVVASRRVAGTRRVELEIGGERQRVEIELPIEHPAAQKSRVAFRPRRWKVFLSET; this is encoded by the coding sequence ATGGAAGTTCGCGTCGCCAATGTGCGCAAGGAGTTCGACCGGTTTCCGGCGCTTCACGACGTCTCGCTCGACATCAAGTCCGGAGAACTGATTGCGCTGCTGGGTCCGTCCGGTTCGGGCAAGACGACGCTGCTGCGCCTTATCGCCGGGCTGGAGAAGCCGACCAAGGGCGCGATCTATTTCGGCGATGAAGACGCATCGCATCGCACCATCCAGGAGCGCAATGTCGGCTTCGTCTTCCAGCATTATGCGCTGTTCCGGCACATGACGGTGGCCGACAATGTCGGCTTCGGCCTGAAGGTTCGTCCGGGCGCAACCCGGCCTGCCGCAGCCGAAATCCGCCGCCGCGCCTCCGAACTGCTCGATCTCGTCCAGCTCTCAGGCCTCGAAAAACGCTACCCGGCGCAGCTTTCCGGCGGCCAGCGCCAGCGCGTGGCGCTGGCCCGCGCCATGGCGATCGAGCCAAAGGTTCTGCTGCTCGATGAACCCTTCGGCGCGCTCGATGCGCAGGTGCGCCGCGAATTGCGCCGCTGGCTGCGCGAGATCCACGACGCCACCGGCCATACGACGGTCTTCGTCACGCACGACCAGGAGGAAGCGCTGGAGCTTGCCGACCGTGTCGTCGTCATGAGCCAGGGCCGCATCGAGCAGGTCGGCACCGCCGACGAGGTCTACGACACGCCCAACTCGCCCTTCGTCTACGGCTTCATCGGAGAATCCAGTTCCTTGCCGGTAAAGGTCGAGGACGGACAGCTGTGGGTCGCCGACCGCCCCATCGGGCTTTCCGTGCCCGACGCACCGAACGGCAAGGCAGAGCTCTATTTTCGTCCGCACGACGTCGAATTGCTGGAGGAGTGCAATGGCTGCATCGCCGGCACGGTGGTGGCCAGCCGACGCGTTGCCGGCACGCGGCGTGTCGAACTGGAGATCGGCGGCGAGAGGCAGCGCGTCGAGATCGAACTGCCGATCGAGCACCCGGCAGCGCAGAAAAGCCGCGTCGCCTTCAGGCCGCGCCGCTGGAAGGTGTTTCTGTCGGAGACATAA